A window from Marinagarivorans cellulosilyticus encodes these proteins:
- a CDS encoding two-component regulator propeller domain-containing protein, which produces MGANLIREVIIDSKGFNWIGTDGGGLNLYDKDNDRFIRFSHKKGQKGSLASNSTRAIFEDRNGDLWVGTYPAGINFFDRSSGAISLYNNDPNNSNSLPHNSVLTLQEDAKGNLWLGTDGGGVSYFNRFDNTFKHYQVSNNKISSNAILSSLLDSKGNFWVGTWGGAVNRYNPDRDSFDQIPFDLDLKGKGSGTYNALNDEAVWNIYEDAAGKIWIGTHGGGLSLYDQKAGTFTNYSHDSNNPKSISNQLVWTTFEDSSNRFWVGTANGLDLLDRTTAIAQRFIASDSDPNSISNNSVLCIFEDSQKRLWFGTDWGLNRLNADGKSFTVYGTRENFVDNGIRSITEDTKGNLWIGTNNGIVMFNPDTNTVNNYKRASGQQLGGFNTGSVITSQRGEVIFGGTNGIRLFNTKELSTNTLAPPVVLTDFKVFTKSIAINGPDKLLSKAVNLTDTITLDYKKNMFSLNFAALNYRDSDKNQYAYKLEGFDENWREVGNQRAALYTNLDGGKYTFKVKASNNDGIWNEEGKSITIIQLPPPWKTWWAYTLYALAFIGIIVRFVYAQRKKRKIIELQKQKLEVKVAERTSELREKNHDIQAMLGNMRQGLFTVEPSGNIHPEYSSFLEDIFQTQEISGQNAMDLLFTGANIGGDSLNQAKEAIKSIIGEDEMNFTFNAHVLPTDYSITREQQTQHLSLDWDPIIIDDCVSKLMVSVRDVTALKQAEGEALAQKRELDIIAQLIKVPNKKYLAFEESAKKFIQENRESIQKSGNKDPDTIALLFRNMHTIKGNCRTYGFSYYSDVVHNVETTYSNLKASDDYPWQPEELLNDLIKVELIAKEYAAVYYDVLGRGDNNADDMEKPLLDVSTIAHIQKCVSEVSKYYPEAGKSTQLQSANILLNIALSNTMSKVLADIVNSLPSIAKQLGKADPKIIIDDSNIRIKSNAHELLNNVFAHLLRNSVDHGIEPPEERAKTGKPEQGRIDVFTSLRADNLRIHVKDDGKGVNIDRLYQKGLEMGVWKTGDTPPTAAIAELIFASGASTKDEVSAISGRGVGMDAVKQFLRSAGGDIELNLLDDKEPGHAFVAFETIITLPASTFTAIRYEE; this is translated from the coding sequence ATTGGCGCCAATTTAATTAGAGAAGTAATAATTGACTCTAAGGGCTTTAATTGGATTGGCACCGACGGTGGCGGCCTGAACTTATACGACAAAGATAATGACCGTTTCATTCGGTTTTCTCACAAAAAAGGCCAAAAAGGGTCACTAGCCTCGAACTCAACACGCGCCATATTCGAAGATCGCAATGGCGATTTGTGGGTGGGCACCTACCCTGCCGGTATTAATTTTTTCGACCGCTCCTCCGGTGCTATATCCCTATACAACAACGATCCAAACAACAGCAATAGCCTGCCGCATAACTCTGTATTAACACTACAAGAAGATGCCAAAGGCAATTTGTGGTTGGGGACCGATGGTGGCGGCGTAAGCTATTTCAACCGTTTCGATAATACCTTTAAGCATTATCAAGTTAGCAACAACAAGATCAGCAGCAATGCCATATTGTCATCACTGCTCGATTCTAAAGGCAATTTTTGGGTGGGGACTTGGGGCGGCGCAGTCAACCGCTATAATCCTGATCGCGATAGCTTCGACCAAATCCCTTTTGATCTGGACCTAAAAGGCAAGGGCTCTGGTACTTATAATGCCTTAAATGACGAAGCTGTCTGGAATATTTACGAAGATGCTGCGGGAAAAATTTGGATTGGAACACATGGCGGCGGCTTAAGCCTGTACGACCAAAAAGCTGGCACATTCACTAACTACTCCCATGACAGCAATAACCCAAAATCAATCTCCAATCAATTAGTCTGGACAACCTTTGAAGATTCGAGCAATCGCTTTTGGGTCGGCACAGCCAACGGGCTTGATTTGCTCGACAGAACAACAGCGATAGCTCAGCGTTTTATTGCCAGCGATAGCGACCCCAACAGCATCTCGAACAACTCCGTTTTATGCATCTTCGAAGACAGCCAAAAAAGGTTATGGTTTGGCACCGACTGGGGCTTAAACCGGCTTAATGCTGACGGTAAAAGTTTTACCGTTTACGGTACCCGTGAAAATTTCGTCGACAATGGCATTCGCAGCATCACCGAAGATACAAAGGGTAATTTATGGATCGGCACTAACAACGGTATTGTTATGTTTAACCCCGATACAAATACGGTCAACAATTACAAACGCGCCAGTGGTCAACAGCTAGGTGGTTTTAATACTGGCTCAGTCATTACTAGCCAGCGTGGTGAGGTTATTTTTGGCGGTACCAATGGCATACGGTTATTCAATACCAAAGAACTTAGCACTAACACACTCGCCCCACCTGTTGTACTAACCGACTTTAAAGTTTTCACTAAATCCATTGCTATTAATGGGCCCGATAAACTCCTGAGCAAAGCTGTTAACCTTACCGACACCATCACTCTAGATTACAAGAAGAATATGTTTTCGCTAAATTTTGCGGCGCTAAACTATCGAGATTCCGACAAAAACCAGTACGCTTACAAACTAGAAGGGTTTGATGAAAATTGGCGCGAAGTCGGTAATCAGCGCGCAGCGCTTTATACCAACCTCGATGGTGGAAAGTATACTTTTAAAGTAAAAGCCAGTAATAACGATGGCATTTGGAATGAAGAAGGCAAGTCCATTACGATTATTCAACTACCGCCACCGTGGAAGACTTGGTGGGCTTATACATTATATGCGCTAGCCTTTATTGGCATTATTGTTAGATTCGTTTATGCACAACGCAAAAAGCGCAAAATAATCGAGCTACAAAAACAAAAACTAGAAGTAAAGGTCGCAGAGCGCACCAGCGAGCTAAGGGAGAAAAACCATGACATACAAGCCATGCTGGGAAATATGCGCCAAGGGTTATTTACCGTTGAGCCTAGCGGCAATATCCACCCAGAGTACTCCTCATTTTTAGAAGATATTTTTCAAACACAAGAAATTTCCGGCCAAAATGCTATGGATTTGCTTTTTACAGGCGCCAATATTGGTGGCGACAGCCTTAACCAAGCCAAAGAGGCCATTAAATCGATTATTGGCGAAGATGAAATGAACTTCACCTTCAATGCGCACGTACTACCAACCGATTACAGCATTACCCGAGAACAACAGACACAACACCTTTCGTTAGATTGGGACCCGATTATTATTGATGATTGTGTATCAAAACTGATGGTTTCCGTCAGGGATGTTACCGCATTAAAACAAGCGGAAGGCGAAGCCTTAGCCCAAAAACGCGAGTTAGATATTATTGCTCAGCTTATTAAAGTGCCCAATAAAAAATACCTTGCATTCGAAGAATCCGCCAAGAAATTTATCCAAGAGAACCGAGAGAGCATTCAAAAATCAGGCAACAAAGACCCAGACACAATAGCCTTACTATTTAGAAACATGCATACCATTAAAGGCAATTGCCGAACCTATGGTTTTAGCTATTACAGCGATGTTGTACACAACGTCGAGACGACATACAGCAATTTAAAAGCCTCTGACGATTATCCTTGGCAACCAGAAGAACTTCTCAATGACCTGATCAAAGTCGAGCTTATCGCCAAAGAATATGCCGCAGTTTACTATGATGTATTAGGCAGAGGCGATAACAACGCCGATGACATGGAAAAACCTTTACTGGATGTTAGTACCATTGCCCATATTCAAAAATGTGTTTCTGAGGTATCTAAATACTACCCAGAAGCCGGGAAATCGACCCAACTGCAGTCAGCCAATATATTACTGAATATCGCTTTATCGAATACTATGAGCAAAGTCTTAGCCGACATTGTTAACTCTTTGCCTTCTATCGCAAAACAATTAGGCAAAGCCGACCCTAAAATTATTATCGACGACAGTAATATTCGCATTAAATCGAATGCGCACGAGCTGCTCAATAACGTCTTTGCCCACCTATTACGCAATAGCGTTGACCACGGCATAGAGCCCCCCGAAGAACGAGCTAAAACTGGAAAACCCGAACAAGGACGTATCGACGTTTTCACCAGCTTACGGGCAGATAATCTTCGCATTCACGTTAAAGACGACGGCAAAGGCGTAAATATTGATCGTTTATATCAAAAAGGATTAGAAATGGGCGTTTGGAAAACTGGCGATACGCCCCCCACCGCCGCTATTGCAGAGCTTATTTTTGCATCTGGCGCATCCACAAAAGACGAAGTTTCGGCCATTTCTGGCCGCGGAGTGGGCATGGATGCGGTCAAACAGTTTTTGCGGAGCGCAGGTGGCGATATAGAATTGAATTTATTAGACGACAAAGAACCCGGCCACGCCTTCGTCGCTTTCGAGACCATTATCACACTGCCGGCAAGTACATTTACAGCGATTCGGTACGAAGAATAA
- a CDS encoding transglutaminase family protein, with product MLYRICHITEYLYNAPVSHCYNLAHIIPRTSHRQKCISTDISINPTAAFKSIRDDYFGNRAYHFEIQRSHKKLVLTATSKVETREQFYDAKLDAGTTCADAWQLLSYAKEAEFLFAREFLLESPMIKLQSALREYAEPLFTPEKPLLQAVMELTQLIFREFKYSPEATTIATPLEEVLEKKQGVCQDFAHLQIGCLRAMGIPAKYVSGYIETLPAPGEVKLVGSDATHAWVSAFCPGQGWVEFDPTNNCIAAEQHVLTAWGRDYYDVTPLKGVIFGGGESPILNVSVDVARI from the coding sequence GTGCTTTACCGCATTTGTCATATTACGGAATACCTTTATAACGCTCCGGTATCGCATTGTTATAATTTGGCGCACATTATTCCGCGCACAAGTCACCGACAAAAGTGCATTAGTACCGATATTAGCATTAACCCAACGGCGGCATTTAAATCTATTCGCGATGACTATTTTGGTAACCGCGCTTATCATTTTGAAATTCAGCGCAGCCATAAAAAATTAGTGTTAACGGCTACCAGTAAGGTAGAAACGCGAGAGCAATTTTATGATGCAAAGCTAGATGCCGGCACAACCTGCGCTGATGCTTGGCAATTATTGAGCTATGCCAAAGAGGCTGAGTTCTTATTTGCTCGCGAATTTTTGTTGGAGTCGCCGATGATTAAGTTGCAGTCGGCTTTACGTGAATATGCTGAGCCATTATTCACGCCAGAAAAGCCATTGCTGCAAGCGGTAATGGAGTTAACTCAGCTGATATTTCGTGAATTCAAATACAGCCCTGAAGCTACTACAATTGCGACGCCGTTAGAGGAGGTGCTAGAGAAGAAGCAGGGGGTTTGTCAGGATTTTGCTCACTTGCAAATTGGTTGTTTAAGGGCGATGGGAATCCCTGCTAAATATGTTTCTGGCTATATCGAAACATTGCCGGCGCCAGGGGAGGTGAAACTGGTGGGTAGTGATGCAACGCATGCTTGGGTATCGGCTTTTTGCCCAGGCCAAGGTTGGGTAGAGTTTGATCCAACCAACAATTGCATTGCCGCCGAGCAACACGTGTTAACGGCGTGGGGGCGAGATTATTACGATGTAACACCATTGAAGGGTGTTATTTTTGGTGGTGGTGAAAGTCCGATACTGAATGTATCTGTTGATGTGGCCCGTATATAA
- a CDS encoding ligand-binding sensor domain-containing protein, producing the protein MLAFASTLLKQIFSSKYQQLGATAAPRRRAITVSIQIAMALTLLSHIHLVIADDTARASYPEKMYFQHLFDNKDVNIGEVEVVLQDYQGYIWLGGRNAILRYDGNDFLPFNIEIDEQDSSKNILASQAVDLFEDSRQRLWVATRNGVLWFDREKQVFKKLIRKQGQEHNIDTGTINKIVEAKSGEVLVASYAGLAVIEPHSENVTIYDITTTKGALNNNVIHDILRDPSGNFWLANEKGLHYFNWQDKSFATYLPNPKDINNLPDNDLWAIEFDDAGNLWAGSHSGIYKFNTTRLFSALVR; encoded by the coding sequence ATGCTGGCCTTTGCATCAACATTGCTTAAACAGATATTCTCATCAAAATACCAACAACTAGGTGCCACAGCAGCCCCCCGCCGCAGAGCAATAACCGTTAGCATCCAAATAGCGATGGCACTTACCTTGCTCAGTCATATTCACCTTGTTATTGCCGACGACACTGCCCGTGCTAGCTACCCAGAAAAAATGTATTTTCAGCATTTATTTGACAACAAAGACGTCAACATAGGTGAAGTAGAGGTTGTACTGCAAGACTACCAAGGTTATATCTGGCTAGGCGGCCGCAATGCCATTTTACGTTACGATGGCAACGACTTTTTACCTTTTAATATCGAAATAGATGAGCAAGATAGCAGCAAAAATATTCTCGCTTCTCAAGCTGTGGACCTCTTCGAAGATAGCCGGCAACGTTTATGGGTTGCAACAAGAAACGGCGTTTTATGGTTCGACCGCGAAAAACAAGTTTTTAAAAAGTTAATACGTAAACAAGGGCAAGAACACAATATTGATACTGGCACTATCAATAAAATTGTTGAGGCTAAAAGCGGCGAAGTACTCGTGGCCTCCTATGCTGGCTTAGCTGTTATTGAGCCACACAGTGAAAACGTCACCATTTACGATATCACTACAACAAAAGGGGCGCTTAATAATAATGTTATCCACGACATACTGCGGGACCCTAGCGGCAACTTCTGGCTAGCCAACGAAAAAGGCCTTCATTACTTTAATTGGCAAGACAAAAGCTTCGCAACTTATCTGCCCAACCCCAAGGACATCAACAACCTACCCGACAATGATCTCTGGGCAATTGAATTTGACGACGCGGGCAACTTATGGGCAGGGAGCCATAGTGGTATTTATAAATTCAACACCACGAGGCTCTTCTCCGCTTTAGTGAGGTGA
- a CDS encoding cold-shock protein, whose product MSNTTTGTVKWFNESKGFGFIEQESGPDVFAHFSAIASSGFKTLAEGQRVEFTVTSGQKGPQAENIVAL is encoded by the coding sequence ATGTCTAATACAACTACTGGCACCGTAAAATGGTTTAACGAATCTAAAGGCTTTGGCTTCATCGAGCAAGAGTCTGGCCCAGACGTATTTGCGCACTTCAGTGCAATCGCCAGCTCTGGATTCAAAACTTTGGCCGAAGGCCAGCGCGTAGAATTCACTGTAACTTCAGGACAAAAAGGTCCTCAAGCAGAGAACATCGTAGCTCTATAA
- a CDS encoding ISL3 family transposase yields the protein MSLNISSKILSLPGQRVKQVQHDLALQRLTIHCKRDRRYRAIDPSSNEAANINRYLRRTIRDVPLCGFECYLEVELAQVVTTCGRRLMEACEFVDTGNRYTQRFCQLVSGLCRHMSISTVSRHLKLRWETVKNMDKFHLEKTLPALNPEKLIDLKYLGVDEVARAKGHDYMTVIYDMESGHLIGVETGRKAEVLTAFLKRLPAQTAENIEAVAMDMGPAYQKSVRECLPNADIVFDRFHVMQNYSKAMSNQRRIEFRKADRAGKEQLKGTHYLLLKNADKLNDKQANKLQTLLENNSNINTLYILKEQLQALWNAGNYDAMMNALEQWCDIAEQTNMLYLKKFAKSLRKHSVGICNYGKHGLTSARIEAGNVSIGMIRKRARGIKDTEYFKLKIRQSSMPDEQSMFYGSH from the coding sequence ATGAGCCTTAACATCTCCAGCAAAATTTTGAGCCTTCCTGGTCAGCGTGTCAAACAAGTTCAGCATGACTTGGCCCTGCAAAGATTGACTATACACTGCAAGCGAGACCGTCGTTATAGAGCGATTGACCCGTCAAGTAATGAGGCGGCCAACATCAACCGATACTTGCGCAGAACGATCCGTGATGTCCCTTTGTGTGGCTTCGAGTGCTATTTGGAAGTTGAGCTCGCTCAAGTTGTGACGACTTGCGGTAGGCGTCTAATGGAGGCTTGCGAATTTGTCGATACAGGCAATCGCTATACTCAAAGATTTTGCCAGTTGGTGAGCGGATTGTGTCGCCATATGAGTATCAGCACGGTCAGTCGGCACCTAAAGCTACGATGGGAAACGGTGAAAAATATGGATAAATTTCACCTAGAGAAAACGTTGCCTGCACTTAATCCTGAAAAATTAATTGACTTAAAATATCTTGGGGTCGATGAAGTCGCTAGAGCCAAAGGCCATGATTATATGACGGTGATTTATGACATGGAATCCGGTCATTTAATTGGCGTTGAGACAGGCCGTAAAGCCGAGGTGTTGACAGCGTTTCTAAAGCGCTTACCAGCACAAACCGCTGAAAACATAGAGGCGGTAGCCATGGATATGGGGCCAGCCTATCAAAAATCGGTACGCGAATGCTTGCCTAATGCTGACATTGTTTTCGATCGGTTTCATGTGATGCAAAACTACAGTAAAGCCATGAGCAATCAGCGTAGGATCGAGTTCAGAAAGGCGGATCGCGCAGGCAAAGAGCAGCTTAAAGGTACCCACTACCTGTTGTTAAAAAATGCCGACAAGTTAAATGATAAACAAGCCAATAAACTCCAGACATTGCTCGAAAATAATTCCAATATCAATACACTTTATATACTCAAAGAGCAGCTCCAAGCTTTGTGGAATGCAGGGAATTATGACGCCATGATGAATGCATTGGAGCAGTGGTGCGACATCGCGGAACAGACGAATATGCTCTATCTCAAGAAATTTGCAAAGTCACTAAGGAAGCATAGCGTAGGCATTTGTAACTACGGAAAACACGGGCTGACTAGCGCCAGAATTGAAGCCGGCAATGTCAGCATTGGCATGATTCGCAAGCGAGCAAGAGGCATCAAGGATACCGAGTACTTCAAGCTAAAAATAAGGCAATCATCGATGCCTGACGAGCAATCCATGTTCTATGGAAGCCACTAG
- a CDS encoding diguanylate cyclase domain-containing protein, whose product MTNSSEPARLCHRISYSQYIHTAVIAVNTTTLTRALKLSKITGVILSLGALVVYPHIPNKTIQLYPNDSHRWAVFSDVIMGGNSVAKPTSEAGNTVHCYIGSKSTTTLCGNNLMFFQTPQEAQSPAALNSQSHAVAPKKTLDLSGYEGIEISLKYTGDHQRLRFTLTNYEPNTQPANEKNSDRIHRFMHSYAYIDELTAPIYLDFNEFKVADWWIDTFKLHRRQTVVKRDSVRGLYVELVDAKPESEHTLSIASATVIGDWISKEQLYLAIILLWLALLLTEGAWRAFVFYNRQQACLQSLNTLKHFYKTLQAKEHLDPATQVLNQSAIQAIISAAFSKGAAANIAVLIMEMDTPSTDHQPTNNTLDEKALKHIATLLKQNTRKHDNLGRWEDHRFIIITEQPSAKNALQFATKLNNIIKQHQPAPLLTDDGTNQYPSSVGPNQSAPITLSIGLSLTQKQDTFEAALERAEQALQQAKAQGPSSCRGL is encoded by the coding sequence ATGACCAATAGCAGCGAGCCAGCAAGGCTTTGCCATCGAATTAGCTATAGTCAATATATCCATACTGCGGTAATAGCTGTGAATACAACAACGCTAACAAGAGCGCTTAAGCTCAGCAAAATCACTGGGGTTATCTTAAGCCTCGGCGCGCTTGTTGTTTACCCGCATATCCCCAACAAAACGATTCAACTTTACCCCAACGATAGTCACCGCTGGGCGGTATTTTCCGATGTGATTATGGGCGGCAATAGCGTGGCCAAACCGACCTCTGAAGCGGGCAATACGGTGCATTGCTACATAGGCTCTAAAAGCACGACAACGCTGTGCGGTAACAACCTTATGTTTTTTCAAACACCGCAGGAGGCCCAGTCGCCCGCGGCGCTTAATTCGCAATCTCATGCGGTAGCCCCCAAAAAGACGCTGGACCTTTCGGGTTACGAAGGCATAGAGATTTCTCTGAAATACACTGGTGATCACCAGCGTTTACGCTTCACCCTTACCAACTACGAGCCGAACACCCAGCCTGCAAACGAAAAAAATAGTGATCGCATTCACCGGTTTATGCACAGCTACGCCTATATTGATGAACTAACAGCGCCCATTTACCTCGATTTTAACGAGTTCAAAGTGGCAGATTGGTGGATCGATACCTTTAAGCTACACCGGCGCCAAACCGTTGTTAAACGCGATAGTGTTCGTGGGCTCTATGTGGAATTAGTTGACGCTAAGCCGGAATCAGAGCACACGCTATCAATAGCCTCGGCCACAGTAATTGGCGACTGGATAAGCAAAGAACAGCTCTATCTCGCCATTATTTTATTGTGGCTTGCGCTGCTATTAACCGAAGGCGCTTGGCGAGCTTTTGTATTTTACAACCGGCAACAAGCCTGCCTGCAGTCGCTTAATACACTTAAACACTTCTACAAAACACTACAAGCAAAAGAACACTTAGACCCCGCGACACAGGTACTTAACCAAAGCGCCATTCAAGCCATCATTAGCGCTGCCTTTAGCAAAGGCGCAGCTGCCAACATAGCAGTACTGATTATGGAGATGGACACCCCCAGCACCGACCATCAGCCCACTAACAATACGCTAGACGAAAAAGCACTCAAGCATATCGCCACCTTACTTAAACAAAATACCCGTAAACACGACAACCTTGGCCGCTGGGAAGATCACCGTTTCATTATTATTACAGAGCAACCCAGCGCTAAAAACGCACTGCAATTCGCCACAAAACTCAACAATATTATTAAGCAGCATCAGCCAGCGCCCCTATTAACCGATGACGGAACAAACCAATACCCAAGTTCAGTAGGACCTAATCAAAGCGCCCCAATAACATTGAGCATTGGTTTGTCGCTCACGCAAAAGCAAGATACCTTCGAAGCCGCATTAGAGCGTGCAGAACAAGCCCTGCAACAGGCCAAAGCACAAGGCCCAAGCAGCTGCCGCGGGCTTTGA